From the genome of Clostridium sp. BNL1100, one region includes:
- a CDS encoding DEAD/DEAH box helicase family protein, which translates to MNELHLQDKFLLPFFRESLGYNEVKANTVTESLIIEEDLQTFISETELNKRPYEVLLKKYRGNKDILLKDLIEVIKERSSSSRNMALFINANKSITLKGIKLYLFYTGDSVIHDNKLFEENIFSVVQELPYKYRYQGKQIFAFRPDIVLFVNGIYLGYSELKSNYTNQTASKNGRGKVVKDYLEAIKIYHQYFDSNYMLSEKDKEAYRKDFLKIFEKAVHITTTDVEETYVIRNIEDYFNEMLTTCREGKYDREELEKKVKVSFKPYPLLKPDADKKDKLKELFTVHYGKTFIEKEILYYNFIERDVYMVNGRKELKDEKGSLISPRPKQKFGTDKIIAKIDEFLAHEQEDDYFEKLLEKQLIGVSEAKKKELLEKRKAYSNNKNVYSLLMQYAAGFGKSNIIGWSALQLKDIRRDGEYVYDKIIIVVDRLQLRSQIDSKMLNMNIDNRMYVEAHNKKTFTDALASDTRLVIVNLQKFGSVREILDNEVLQRLSQLRIVFLIDEIHRSNSGDQHEEMVSIFDELQAPFDNNKQYSKHRKKKNLIIGFTATPDDHTLARFGEFSGYAESEKLWRPFDSYTMKEAIEDGFILNPLKNIVPVASKMLFDLPNNLLEGFTEKEYKDAQKKRVYENRDRIDAIAKYVADLLVKDVYRQIRGNGKAMLAVHSIKAAIAYYEAVTKYFNALVKEPKYAKYAEAPIHIIYSDNQDEQSANGLNGGLSEEKVLESFSQKKNGLMIVVAKLQTGFDEKRLHTLFLDKEVKGISAIQTISRVNRTLKYKNDCKIVDFSYNNVNVQNIKDAFEHFSDVVVSDFDPFGDKKVLDILLADLKKSDTFGKFYNAFMSIYKDATKRDNPECYLDFESSLKKYVDANPKHTADTKAKASQYFTILNKIEYVIDLDAKYSDPGSLFFWRKFNALYNLLNRCEDIKDPIEVYFDNQIGIIEVKTEETKEKKNRPTKVAKGRVPYNAYQFDILAIIEARNEQEAITGALIKEFENKIKDFFEYVRTAPEGKRLMVKMKSHVSEIEIYDDFAKIYRRYRALKRNEVGDYFFKEMNDMVDKLCDDFEKYLRERAEK; encoded by the coding sequence ATGAACGAGCTACACTTGCAAGATAAATTTTTACTGCCTTTTTTTAGAGAAAGCCTTGGATATAATGAAGTAAAAGCAAATACCGTAACAGAATCCCTTATTATTGAGGAGGATTTACAGACTTTTATATCTGAAACCGAACTAAATAAGAGACCTTATGAAGTCTTACTCAAAAAGTATAGAGGCAACAAAGATATATTGTTAAAAGATTTGATTGAGGTAATAAAAGAACGCAGTTCCAGTAGTCGTAATATGGCGCTATTTATCAATGCCAATAAGTCTATTACCTTGAAGGGAATTAAACTATACCTATTTTATACTGGCGATAGTGTTATACACGATAACAAACTATTTGAAGAAAACATTTTTTCAGTCGTACAAGAATTACCCTATAAATACAGATATCAGGGCAAACAGATTTTTGCTTTTCGACCTGATATAGTGCTGTTTGTAAACGGCATTTATTTGGGGTATAGCGAGTTGAAATCTAATTACACAAATCAAACTGCCAGCAAAAATGGGAGGGGGAAAGTGGTTAAAGATTATCTTGAAGCTATCAAAATATATCATCAATATTTTGACAGTAATTATATGTTGAGTGAAAAAGATAAAGAGGCTTACAGAAAAGACTTCCTAAAGATCTTTGAGAAGGCTGTACATATAACTACTACTGATGTGGAAGAAACTTATGTAATTCGTAACATAGAAGATTATTTTAATGAAATGCTTACTACCTGTCGAGAAGGTAAATATGACCGCGAAGAATTAGAAAAAAAGGTTAAAGTCTCATTTAAACCTTATCCATTATTGAAACCCGATGCTGATAAAAAAGACAAACTGAAAGAGTTATTTACCGTACACTACGGTAAGACTTTTATTGAAAAAGAGATTTTGTATTACAACTTCATCGAACGAGATGTCTATATGGTAAATGGTAGAAAAGAACTGAAGGATGAAAAAGGGTCTTTAATATCACCGCGACCAAAGCAAAAGTTTGGTACAGATAAAATAATAGCCAAAATAGATGAGTTTTTAGCACATGAGCAAGAAGACGATTATTTCGAAAAGCTCTTGGAAAAGCAATTAATAGGCGTGTCGGAAGCCAAGAAAAAAGAGTTGCTTGAAAAACGCAAAGCATATTCTAATAATAAAAATGTCTATTCTTTACTTATGCAATATGCAGCGGGCTTTGGCAAATCAAATATCATTGGCTGGTCTGCTCTGCAACTTAAAGATATTCGCCGAGATGGTGAGTATGTGTATGATAAAATTATTATTGTTGTTGACCGCTTACAACTTCGTTCGCAAATAGATTCTAAAATGCTTAATATGAATATTGACAATCGTATGTATGTTGAAGCACACAACAAAAAAACATTCACAGATGCACTTGCATCTGATACTCGCTTAGTCATAGTTAATTTGCAAAAATTCGGTTCTGTTCGTGAAATTCTGGATAATGAAGTTCTACAGAGGCTATCCCAATTACGCATAGTTTTTCTAATTGACGAAATTCATCGTTCAAATAGTGGTGACCAGCATGAGGAAATGGTAAGCATATTTGATGAGCTGCAAGCTCCCTTTGACAATAATAAGCAATATTCCAAACACAGAAAAAAGAAGAATTTGATTATTGGTTTTACTGCTACCCCTGATGATCACACACTTGCACGATTCGGGGAATTTAGTGGTTATGCGGAAAGTGAGAAGCTCTGGAGACCTTTTGATTCATATACCATGAAAGAGGCTATTGAAGATGGCTTTATTCTCAATCCATTAAAGAATATCGTCCCAGTAGCTTCTAAAATGTTATTCGATTTACCAAATAACCTATTAGAAGGTTTTACAGAGAAAGAGTATAAGGACGCACAAAAGAAGCGAGTATATGAAAATCGTGATCGTATTGATGCAATAGCAAAATATGTTGCAGATTTACTTGTTAAAGATGTATATCGTCAAATAAGAGGAAATGGAAAGGCTATGCTGGCAGTCCATTCAATTAAGGCTGCGATCGCATATTACGAGGCGGTAACCAAGTACTTTAATGCTTTGGTTAAGGAACCCAAATATGCTAAATATGCTGAAGCACCTATTCATATAATTTATTCGGATAATCAAGATGAGCAAAGTGCAAACGGTCTTAATGGTGGTTTAAGTGAGGAAAAAGTATTGGAAAGCTTCTCACAAAAGAAAAACGGCCTAATGATAGTGGTTGCTAAACTACAAACTGGTTTTGATGAGAAAAGGCTACATACACTGTTTTTAGATAAAGAGGTTAAAGGAATCAGTGCCATTCAAACTATTTCACGGGTAAACCGCACTTTGAAATACAAAAACGACTGCAAGATTGTTGACTTTTCCTATAATAACGTAAATGTCCAAAATATCAAAGATGCATTTGAGCATTTTTCTGATGTGGTTGTTAGCGATTTTGATCCATTTGGGGATAAAAAGGTACTTGATATATTATTAGCAGATCTAAAGAAATCAGATACTTTTGGTAAGTTCTATAATGCGTTTATGTCTATATATAAAGATGCTACCAAACGTGATAACCCTGAATGCTATCTTGATTTTGAAAGTAGTTTAAAAAAGTACGTAGATGCAAACCCAAAGCATACTGCGGATACTAAAGCTAAAGCATCACAGTATTTTACTATTTTGAATAAAATTGAATACGTAATCGATCTAGATGCAAAATATAGTGATCCAGGATCTTTGTTCTTCTGGCGTAAGTTTAATGCACTGTATAACCTTTTGAATCGATGCGAAGATATCAAAGACCCGATTGAGGTTTATTTTGATAATCAGATTGGCATAATCGAAGTAAAGACTGAGGAAACAAAGGAGAAGAAAAATAGGCCTACTAAAGTGGCTAAAGGTAGGGTGCCTTACAATGCTTATCAATTCGACATTCTCGCCATTATTGAAGCGCGTAATGAGCAAGAAGCCATAACAGGTGCACTCATAAAAGAATTCGAAAATAAAATCAAAGATTTCTTTGAATATGTTCGTACAGCTCCTGAAGGTAAACGTTTAATGGTGAAGATGAAATCCCATGTTTCTGAAATTGAAATCTATGACGATTTTGCAAAGATATATAGAAGATATCGAGCTCTCAAACGCAATGAAGTCGGGGATTATTTCTTTAAAGAAATGAATGATATGGTAGATAAGCTATGCGATGATTTTGAGAAGTATTTGAGGGAGCGGGCGGAGAAGTAA
- a CDS encoding restriction endonuclease subunit S, whose translation MSKHQLTRFEVHKDSEIEWLGEIPSHWDIKRVKDLAFLQSGNSIVSEQIEPVEGLYPVYGGNGLRGYYSSYTNEGEHILIGRQGALCGNINYAKGKFWASEHAVVVYLKKNVIIKWFGEMLRVMNLNQYSLSAAQPGLAVDRIKRLLLPFPSPKEQKIIADYIDTKTIQIDCEIELHNQKLTKYNELKQSLINETVNRGLDKAVVMKDSGVEWIGEVPEHWHIKRIKDLFVESKIKSLTGEETLLSVSEYTGVTQRKDNIGEDELLTNAETLIGYKICRMNDLVMNIMLAWKRGLGVSAYDGIVSPSYSPSKLSCPAYFHYLLRSDRAIAEFKRNSTGIIESRLRLYSDNFYAINVAIPEYIEQKAIADYLDTKTAHIDRIIEVINTQISKLKELRKTLINDVVIGKIKVTVEGEAV comes from the coding sequence ATGAGCAAACATCAATTAACAAGATTTGAAGTGCATAAAGATAGTGAGATTGAATGGCTGGGAGAGATACCATCACATTGGGATATAAAACGAGTTAAAGATTTAGCCTTTCTTCAAAGTGGAAATTCAATTGTTTCTGAGCAAATTGAGCCTGTAGAAGGCCTCTATCCAGTATATGGGGGTAATGGATTAAGGGGCTATTATTCAAGCTATACTAATGAAGGAGAGCATATACTTATCGGGCGACAAGGTGCTTTATGTGGGAACATTAACTATGCTAAAGGAAAATTTTGGGCATCAGAGCATGCTGTTGTTGTATACCTAAAAAAAAATGTTATTATAAAATGGTTCGGAGAGATGCTAAGAGTTATGAATCTTAATCAATACTCTCTTTCAGCGGCACAACCTGGTCTAGCTGTAGATAGAATTAAAAGATTACTGTTACCTTTTCCTTCGCCTAAAGAACAAAAAATAATTGCTGATTATATTGATACTAAGACAATCCAAATTGATTGCGAAATAGAACTACATAACCAAAAGCTAACTAAGTATAATGAACTCAAACAATCCCTCATTAATGAAACTGTCAACCGGGGTTTAGATAAAGCTGTAGTGATGAAAGATAGCGGAGTTGAGTGGATTGGAGAAGTACCGGAGCATTGGCATATAAAAAGAATAAAAGATCTATTTGTAGAATCCAAAATTAAGAGTTTGACTGGCGAAGAAACATTACTTTCAGTATCTGAATATACAGGTGTAACACAAAGAAAAGATAACATAGGCGAAGATGAATTATTAACAAATGCTGAAACTCTTATTGGATATAAAATATGTCGAATGAATGATTTAGTTATGAATATTATGCTTGCATGGAAAAGGGGATTAGGCGTTTCAGCTTACGATGGAATAGTTAGTCCATCATATTCTCCAAGTAAATTATCATGTCCGGCATATTTTCATTATTTGCTTCGGTCTGATAGGGCAATTGCAGAGTTTAAACGTAATTCGACAGGAATAATTGAATCACGTTTACGCCTATATTCTGATAACTTTTATGCTATAAACGTTGCAATTCCAGAATATATTGAACAAAAAGCCATAGCAGATTATCTTGACACCAAAACTGCTCATATTGACCGCATTATTGAAGTCATCAATACCCAAATCAGCAAACTCAAAGAACTACGCAAAACACTCATTAACGATGTAGTTATCGGCAAGATAAAAGTTACTGTGGAGGGAGAAGCAGTATGA
- a CDS encoding N-6 DNA methylase yields MNILQYESKIWATADLLRGCGVKESEWPSFMMPFFALAMIESRLVRMLEGLRAKIGEEKIATMDKDDFYNLIKDEGQGYNIYIFEKNQTLKDICKNDKNFYSDFNSYLLGFDGETKDLLGVDATEGEKYLDIKGVAAKLDAKKVLLGYTKLWAEIDLKPYNNSEITTLEEHIKRKWADISAETAGEQYTPDDIIVLIAEIIASKIEESDTLLKIYDCTCGGGNLLFGVEDRINEKFKRLTQTFGQDWNDALYALAKIESRFRPDSKIEHGTPWLRMRTIMKNSM; encoded by the coding sequence ATGAATATACTGCAATATGAATCAAAAATCTGGGCCACTGCTGACCTGCTTCGTGGATGTGGCGTTAAAGAATCTGAATGGCCTTCATTTATGATGCCGTTTTTTGCACTTGCAATGATTGAAAGCCGCCTTGTTAGAATGCTTGAGGGTTTAAGAGCTAAGATTGGTGAAGAAAAAATTGCCACTATGGATAAAGATGACTTTTATAACTTAATTAAAGATGAGGGGCAGGGATACAACATTTATATATTTGAGAAGAATCAAACCCTCAAAGATATATGTAAGAATGATAAAAACTTTTACTCTGATTTCAACTCATATCTTCTTGGCTTTGACGGAGAAACGAAAGACCTGCTTGGTGTAGATGCTACAGAAGGAGAAAAGTATCTGGATATAAAGGGTGTTGCTGCTAAGCTCGATGCAAAAAAAGTTTTACTGGGGTACACAAAGCTATGGGCGGAAATTGACCTCAAGCCATATAATAACTCTGAAATAACAACTTTGGAAGAGCATATCAAGCGTAAATGGGCTGATATTTCTGCAGAAACTGCTGGGGAGCAATACACACCAGATGATATAATTGTGCTGATCGCAGAAATTATTGCATCCAAGATTGAAGAATCAGACACACTGCTTAAAATATACGATTGCACCTGCGGCGGAGGTAACTTACTATTTGGTGTTGAAGATCGAATTAATGAAAAGTTTAAACGTCTTACTCAAACATTTGGGCAAGACTGGAATGATGCCTTATATGCCCTTGCTAAAATTGAAAGCCGATTCAGACCAGATTCTAAGATTGAACATGGTACACCTTGGTTGAGGATGCGTACTATAATGAAGAATTCGATGTAG
- a CDS encoding N-6 DNA methylase, giving the protein MVEDAYYNEEFDVVIANPPYGVSWKGYQKYIENDKTGRFKFLPSVSDGQLLFMQHLISKLDLSGMGVVVHNGSTLFSGDAGSGESNIRKWMLDNDIVEAVIQLPTDEFFNTGIYTYLWVLNRNKKENRIGRIMLINASEKFSPLKKNRGSKRKEVDIANRLEIVETLTRFEDNEYARVFDKEFFYFNKQFIMLTNVDVQGNSFESKLPKVTNKQAGVEERAGSLKLILLIQLNILPFLMFLNNISNL; this is encoded by the coding sequence TTGGTTGAGGATGCGTACTATAATGAAGAATTCGATGTAGTTATTGCAAATCCCCCATATGGAGTAAGTTGGAAAGGATATCAAAAATACATTGAAAATGATAAAACAGGACGGTTTAAATTTCTACCATCAGTTTCTGACGGACAATTACTATTTATGCAACATCTAATTTCCAAGCTCGATCTCAGTGGAATGGGTGTAGTTGTACACAATGGATCAACCCTATTCAGTGGCGATGCAGGTTCGGGTGAAAGCAATATTCGAAAATGGATGTTAGATAACGACATTGTGGAAGCTGTCATTCAGTTACCTACCGATGAATTTTTTAACACTGGAATTTATACCTATTTATGGGTCCTAAATAGAAATAAGAAGGAGAATCGAATAGGCAGGATTATGCTTATTAATGCCAGTGAAAAATTTAGCCCACTAAAGAAGAATAGAGGTTCTAAACGTAAGGAGGTGGATATAGCCAACCGTTTGGAGATTGTAGAAACCCTTACTAGATTTGAGGATAACGAGTATGCGAGGGTATTTGACAAGGAATTTTTCTACTTTAACAAACAATTTATAATGCTAACTAATGTAGATGTACAAGGTAACAGCTTTGAAAGTAAGTTGCCTAAGGTAACTAACAAACAGGCAGGGGTAGAGGAAAGAGCAGGCTCCTTAAAATTAATACTTTTGATACAACTAAATATACTTCCCTTTTTAATGTTTTTGAACAATATATCAAACCTTTAA